A region of Moorena producens PAL-8-15-08-1 DNA encodes the following proteins:
- a CDS encoding mechanosensitive ion channel domain-containing protein, whose translation MALIFEWLSKVWNIVSKVFTTKLFQLGTQELSLIMIVQLIVMAIITLYIARKLQDLIKRRVLTRLGLDRGTREALSSLIGYVLTVIGFLIVLQTAGINLSSLTVFAGAMGIGLGFGLQNLTANFISGLAILFEKPIKVGDYVKVDDLSGTVEKISIRSTTIRTNDGVFVIVPNTSFLENNVVNWSYQDPRARLRIPVDVPDESDPVIVTEVLLEAARKEPEVLASPPPEVYFKGFGDGMDFELLVWIDNPPNMESIQSSLYYLIEEQLREQGIEHAEPQRDLYIRNLKDLEFLLQKPQQTAAANGSLSHQEPLSKKAVATARTNKVKTNSRGKLTLRDLLRKVSYFEKCSDSDLRHIIQQGYRQMLKAGDIICEENDPGDSFYIILSGLVEVFVESIGKRVATRKPGEFIGEMSLLLGTPRTATLRTLEDTILFVVDRENLKSLLEKHKDLADQISEELFKRKETLDKLGITVGVTEEKESGTNQIRQRLQSLFGI comes from the coding sequence ATGGCTTTGATTTTTGAATGGCTGAGCAAAGTCTGGAACATCGTCTCGAAGGTGTTTACCACCAAACTGTTTCAGCTAGGCACCCAAGAGCTGTCTCTGATTATGATAGTCCAACTCATAGTAATGGCTATCATTACCTTATATATAGCTCGTAAACTGCAGGACTTGATTAAGCGTCGGGTGCTAACTCGCTTGGGGTTAGATCGTGGGACTCGCGAAGCATTGTCCTCCCTGATCGGCTATGTTCTAACTGTCATAGGATTTTTGATTGTTCTGCAAACGGCTGGGATTAACCTCAGTTCCCTAACTGTTTTTGCAGGGGCAATGGGTATTGGTTTAGGCTTCGGACTTCAGAATTTAACCGCCAACTTTATCAGTGGTCTGGCGATTCTGTTTGAAAAACCAATTAAGGTGGGAGACTATGTCAAAGTTGATGACCTGTCAGGAACTGTAGAAAAAATCTCGATTCGCTCCACCACTATCCGCACCAATGATGGGGTGTTTGTTATTGTTCCAAATACTAGTTTCCTGGAAAACAATGTGGTTAACTGGAGTTATCAAGATCCCAGAGCTAGGCTCAGAATTCCTGTTGATGTTCCCGATGAAAGCGATCCAGTCATCGTCACAGAGGTACTGTTAGAAGCGGCTCGCAAAGAGCCAGAAGTTTTAGCATCTCCTCCTCCTGAAGTATATTTTAAAGGGTTTGGAGACGGCATGGATTTTGAACTCTTAGTATGGATCGACAATCCACCAAATATGGAATCAATTCAGAGTAGTTTGTATTATCTGATCGAAGAGCAACTTCGTGAGCAGGGAATCGAGCACGCCGAGCCTCAGAGAGACCTGTATATCCGAAATCTGAAGGACTTAGAATTTCTGCTACAAAAACCTCAACAAACTGCCGCTGCTAACGGCTCATTATCTCATCAAGAACCCCTCTCTAAAAAAGCTGTAGCTACTGCCAGAACAAATAAAGTAAAAACTAACTCTAGAGGAAAATTGACCCTGCGGGATCTTTTGCGGAAAGTGAGTTACTTTGAAAAGTGTAGCGATAGCGACCTGCGACATATAATTCAGCAAGGATATCGTCAAATGCTCAAAGCAGGGGATATAATCTGTGAAGAAAACGACCCAGGGGATTCATTTTATATCATTTTATCTGGCTTAGTTGAAGTTTTTGTAGAATCAATCGGAAAACGGGTTGCCACCCGCAAGCCAGGGGAATTTATTGGAGAGATGTCCTTGCTTCTGGGTACCCCCCGCACGGCTACCCTTCGCACCCTAGAAGACACGATTCTGTTTGTGGTAGACAGGGAAAATTTAAAGAGTCTTTTGGAAAAGCACAAAGATTTAGCTGACCAAATTTCCGAAGAATTATTCAAACGTAAGGAGACCCTAGATAAATTAGGAATAACGGTAGGTGTAACAGAGGAAAAAGAGAGTGGCACCAATCAGATTCGCCAACGCCTTCAATCACTCTTTGGGATTTGA
- a CDS encoding RNA-guided endonuclease InsQ/TnpB family protein, with protein sequence MKHQAVKVRIYPTQEQVQILAQHFGCARWWWNYALNQCIETYKETGKGLSRSALNSMLPKLKKDEKTVWLKDCYSQVLQSVSLNLSRAYQNFFVRVSVAYGQGRAKYPRFKSFHHRQSIQYPQYVKQVGDCLKFPGKLGVIKAKIHRELDGEIKTVTVSKTPSGKYYASVLMEYDSDDIKPSTDGKVIGIDLGIKDFAITYDGKKTSKFGNPRHLAKYERKLAKKQRIAARKKKGSNGRKKAIKIVAKVYERIGNVRQDYLHKLSRKIVNQNQVVVVENLNVKGMLCATRTLRERNHKLAKAISDLSWGTFVNFLSYKSEKEGKVLVEIDRWFPSSKTCSNCHYRIKELPLDVRTWTCPSCGTHHDRDANAAKNIRAEGIRMLSSSGTGEVNASGEEVRPKLGRPSKLRHSSVKLEAPTSKK encoded by the coding sequence GTGAAGCATCAAGCCGTAAAAGTCAGAATTTACCCCACGCAGGAGCAAGTTCAGATACTTGCTCAACATTTTGGTTGTGCTCGTTGGTGGTGGAACTATGCATTAAATCAGTGTATAGAGACTTACAAGGAAACCGGCAAAGGGTTGTCTCGGTCTGCGCTCAATTCTATGTTGCCAAAACTCAAAAAAGATGAAAAAACTGTTTGGCTAAAAGACTGTTATTCTCAGGTTTTACAATCTGTAAGTCTCAACCTTAGTCGTGCATATCAAAACTTTTTTGTTCGCGTCAGCGTGGCCTACGGCCAGGGCAGGGCTAAATATCCTAGGTTCAAATCATTCCATCATCGCCAATCAATCCAGTATCCACAATACGTCAAACAAGTAGGTGACTGCTTAAAATTCCCCGGGAAACTGGGTGTTATCAAGGCTAAAATTCACAGAGAACTAGACGGGGAAATTAAAACTGTCACAGTTAGCAAAACTCCATCTGGTAAGTATTACGCTTCTGTGTTGATGGAGTATGATTCGGACGATATAAAGCCATCCACCGACGGGAAGGTGATTGGCATTGATTTGGGTATCAAGGATTTTGCGATCACTTACGATGGCAAAAAGACCTCTAAGTTTGGTAATCCCAGGCACTTAGCTAAATACGAACGAAAATTAGCAAAAAAACAGCGTATTGCCGCCCGAAAGAAAAAGGGAAGCAATGGACGGAAAAAAGCCATAAAGATTGTAGCTAAGGTATACGAACGGATTGGAAATGTCCGCCAAGACTACCTACACAAACTATCCAGAAAGATAGTTAATCAGAACCAAGTAGTAGTAGTTGAAAACCTAAATGTCAAGGGCATGCTGTGCGCTACGCGCACGCTTCGCGAACGTAACCATAAATTAGCTAAAGCAATATCTGATCTAAGCTGGGGAACCTTTGTGAACTTCCTGTCTTATAAGTCTGAAAAAGAAGGGAAGGTATTGGTTGAGATAGACCGGTGGTTCCCTAGTTCTAAAACCTGCTCTAATTGTCATTACCGAATCAAAGAGTTGCCACTAGATGTCAGGACTTGGACTTGCCCAAGTTGTGGAACTCATCATGACAGAGATGCTAATGCGGCTAAGAATATTAGAGCAGAAGGGATCAGAATGCTATCCTCCTCTGGGACGGGGGAGGTCAACGCTAGTGGAGAAGAAGTAAGACCAAAGCTTGGACGTCCGTCTAAGTTGAGGCATTCTTCCGTGAAGCTAGAAGCCCCAACCTCTAAGAAGTAG
- a CDS encoding chemotaxis protein CheW, with protein sequence MLMLIFYVGNDLYALDSSQVVEVIPRVSLRKIHQAPDYVAGLFNYRGAIVPVIDLCHLIQGTPSRSHLSTRIIMVNYVGNNKTQYCLGLMSERITETLKKPDTELVDAGVQMNDAPYLGEMIMDEKGMIQRIRLEYLLSESQQIYLLPGADNQKLPTN encoded by the coding sequence ATGTTAATGTTAATTTTTTATGTAGGAAATGACCTTTATGCCCTGGATAGTTCTCAGGTCGTGGAGGTAATTCCCAGAGTCAGCCTCCGAAAAATACACCAAGCTCCTGACTATGTGGCTGGTTTGTTTAACTACCGAGGTGCAATTGTCCCAGTCATCGATCTGTGCCATTTAATTCAAGGTACTCCCAGCCGCTCCCACTTAAGCACGCGGATTATAATGGTCAATTACGTTGGCAATAATAAGACTCAGTATTGCCTGGGTTTGATGTCAGAACGAATCACAGAAACCTTAAAGAAACCAGATACTGAGTTGGTCGATGCTGGAGTTCAAATGAATGACGCTCCTTATTTAGGAGAAATGATTATGGATGAAAAAGGCATGATCCAACGAATCCGGCTAGAGTATTTGTTATCGGAGTCCCAACAGATATACTTATTACCTGGAGCAGACAATCAAAAACTACCAACTAACTAA
- a CDS encoding CheR family methyltransferase, with the protein MIQATIEALLRKKIGLDGSTIGSRQIARAIETRRLACGLPDQQTYLQKLQTSPQELEALIETVVVLETWFFRDKQPFGFLSRYLRSEWLPKSNHPILRVLSIPCSTGEEPYSIAMTLLDVGLTPNQFRLDAIDISKEALQKARRALYSRNSFRGNQLQQRKRYFKQTTDGYELCQLVRNTVNFKHGNILDPLGLAQSNYDIIFCRNLLIYLDKSARFRAIELLDRLLMPKGLLFVGSAETGVITTNRFVSVRYPFAFAYQKVKHLGERQTRESEQGRGRNWETSSLLPTDKSPVTLIHSPYPRQEKHKGQNQENQTTSSSLSALVNRQSKQIKQSCLQRELEKGQESLLEKARRLANQGSLEEAATLCQTYLNQHLTSAEAYVLLGEVHQALGNDEQAEPCFQKAVYLKPNYYEALFHLALLQENRGELAKATVIRQRIQRLQNLKSQ; encoded by the coding sequence ATGATTCAGGCGACTATCGAGGCTTTGCTGAGAAAGAAAATCGGTTTGGATGGCAGTACTATTGGGTCTAGGCAGATTGCTAGAGCGATAGAAACCAGACGATTGGCTTGTGGCTTACCGGATCAGCAAACGTATCTGCAGAAACTTCAAACCTCACCTCAAGAACTCGAAGCACTGATTGAAACGGTCGTTGTCCTAGAGACTTGGTTTTTCCGGGACAAACAACCCTTTGGGTTTCTGAGTCGTTACCTCAGATCTGAGTGGTTGCCCAAATCCAACCACCCCATCCTCCGCGTGTTAAGTATACCGTGTTCTACTGGAGAAGAACCTTACTCCATTGCTATGACCTTGCTGGATGTCGGTTTGACTCCTAATCAGTTTCGGCTCGATGCCATTGATATTAGCAAGGAAGCATTGCAGAAAGCTCGACGTGCTCTCTACAGCAGGAATTCGTTTCGGGGCAACCAGCTACAGCAACGAAAACGCTATTTCAAGCAAACGACCGATGGTTATGAATTATGTCAGTTGGTGCGCAACACTGTTAATTTCAAGCATGGTAATATCCTAGACCCCTTGGGCTTGGCTCAGAGCAACTATGACATTATATTCTGCCGCAATTTATTGATTTATTTAGATAAATCTGCCCGCTTCCGTGCTATAGAACTCTTAGATCGTTTATTAATGCCTAAAGGTTTGCTGTTTGTGGGGTCTGCTGAAACAGGAGTAATAACTACCAATCGATTTGTGTCAGTTCGCTATCCCTTTGCTTTTGCCTATCAGAAGGTGAAACATCTTGGAGAACGCCAGACCAGGGAGTCAGAACAGGGGCGGGGGAGAAATTGGGAAACCTCATCGTTACTCCCGACTGATAAGTCCCCAGTGACGCTGATCCATTCTCCGTATCCAAGACAGGAAAAGCACAAGGGGCAAAACCAGGAAAACCAAACAACATCATCTTCCCTCTCTGCCCTTGTTAATCGACAGTCTAAACAAATCAAACAATCCTGCTTACAAAGGGAGCTTGAAAAGGGACAAGAATCCTTGCTTGAGAAAGCCAGGAGATTAGCCAATCAAGGAAGTTTGGAGGAAGCGGCGACACTGTGCCAAACTTACCTAAATCAACATTTGACTAGTGCTGAGGCTTATGTGTTACTCGGAGAAGTCCATCAGGCCTTGGGCAATGACGAGCAGGCTGAGCCATGCTTCCAGAAAGCGGTTTACCTGAAACCGAATTACTACGAAGCACTGTTTCATCTGGCTTTACTTCAAGAAAATCGTGGGGAGCTGGCTAAAGCTACGGTAATCCGACAGCGAATTCAACGACTACAAAACCTAAAAAGTCAATAG
- a CDS encoding methyl-accepting chemotaxis protein has protein sequence MKIATKLLGLLIFSSFAILLGGGITWIELSKLATEIGKIAEEDLPLIQHMTEMQESQLAQAVNFERAFRFNYRYAESATARNTLNQARGEFNRRDGLVHDALIKVDNIVKREIQKALSKEQKEGWSDFQSELDSYNTMHDRYGDKSQQAFRLIVSNQPDQAELAAERMQESREELKAEMRSLLRRAITLSQNSANIAKENQQRTINIVLIAFILIIGATLGFGIFVTRDIVNSLNKAVDIAEEVSAGNLSTKVEITSTDEIGQLLASLKKMTENLNSLIYKVQQSGIQMTSSTTQIAASGKQLEATMTEQLASTNEVTTTAQEIANTSGQLVQTMEQVAQLSQITADAASHGQQDLMRMESTMRHLANATSSISGKLGVMNEKANNISSVVTTITKVADQTNLLSLNAAIEAEKAGEYGAGFAVVAREIRRLADQTAVATLEIETMVKEMQSAVSTGVMEMDKFSKDVSNSVENVGKISEQIAKVIEQVQSLIPQFEMVNQRVENQSKRAQQISEAMLQLSEASQQTADSLRDTNHALERLDDTAQGLQTEVSVFQV, from the coding sequence ATGAAAATTGCAACTAAACTACTAGGTCTACTAATATTCTCTAGTTTTGCCATACTTTTAGGAGGGGGAATTACCTGGATAGAACTGTCAAAGTTAGCGACTGAAATCGGTAAGATAGCTGAAGAGGATCTCCCCCTTATCCAGCACATGACGGAAATGCAAGAAAGTCAACTTGCTCAGGCGGTTAATTTTGAACGGGCCTTTCGATTTAATTACCGATATGCAGAAAGCGCCACTGCCAGAAACACGTTGAATCAAGCGAGAGGGGAGTTCAACCGACGGGATGGATTAGTGCATGACGCTCTTATAAAAGTTGATAACATAGTTAAACGTGAAATCCAAAAAGCGTTAAGTAAAGAGCAAAAAGAAGGCTGGTCAGATTTTCAATCTGAATTAGATTCATATAACACAATGCATGATCGTTATGGTGATAAATCTCAGCAAGCGTTCAGGTTAATTGTTAGCAATCAACCCGATCAAGCGGAATTGGCTGCAGAACGGATGCAAGAGTCCCGAGAAGAACTTAAAGCAGAAATGAGGAGTCTCTTGCGGCGAGCCATTACATTATCTCAAAACTCAGCCAATATTGCTAAAGAAAACCAACAACGTACCATCAACATCGTACTGATTGCTTTCATTTTAATCATTGGGGCTACTCTAGGTTTTGGAATTTTTGTTACCCGCGATATCGTTAATTCGTTAAACAAAGCAGTAGATATAGCAGAAGAAGTTTCGGCTGGTAATCTGAGTACCAAGGTAGAGATTACCTCAACGGATGAGATTGGACAATTACTGGCATCTCTCAAAAAGATGACTGAAAATCTCAATTCATTGATCTATAAGGTGCAACAGTCTGGTATCCAAATGACTAGCTCCACCACCCAAATTGCTGCCTCTGGTAAGCAATTAGAAGCAACCATGACCGAACAATTAGCCTCCACCAACGAGGTGACAACCACAGCTCAAGAAATTGCCAATACCTCTGGGCAATTAGTGCAAACTATGGAACAAGTTGCTCAGCTGTCTCAAATTACTGCTGATGCTGCTAGCCATGGTCAACAAGACCTGATGCGTATGGAAAGTACCATGCGTCACTTAGCCAATGCTACTAGTTCTATTTCTGGGAAACTGGGGGTGATGAATGAAAAAGCCAATAATATCAGTAGCGTTGTCACCACTATTACTAAAGTAGCCGATCAGACTAATTTACTATCCCTCAACGCTGCTATTGAAGCGGAGAAAGCGGGAGAGTATGGGGCTGGTTTTGCGGTTGTGGCTCGGGAAATTCGGCGGCTAGCTGACCAAACGGCAGTGGCTACCTTAGAAATTGAGACCATGGTAAAAGAGATGCAATCTGCTGTTTCAACTGGGGTGATGGAAATGGATAAATTTAGCAAAGATGTCAGTAATAGTGTCGAAAATGTCGGCAAGATTAGTGAACAAATTGCTAAAGTGATTGAGCAAGTGCAGAGCCTGATTCCCCAGTTTGAGATGGTAAATCAACGTGTGGAAAACCAATCGAAACGTGCTCAACAAATCAGCGAGGCAATGCTTCAACTAAGTGAAGCATCACAACAAACGGCTGACTCTCTAAGAGATACAAATCATGCTTTGGAACGATTGGATGATACTGCCCAAGGATTACAAACAGAAGTTTCGGTGTTCCAAGTTTAG
- a CDS encoding methyl-accepting chemotaxis protein has translation MFTKINHRIFLGASIPIICLIGLGSIVYSSAMRTFEFESQIATTSSILGQRGCPIEVNLIAHGLTKMVRSVRAYFISPAEGRYKQSYQEGYENFRQYSSALKAQTQDTIQRQLLENYIAEGEKLHQLSQQVFRLVDSGKITEATALVKSINAENVDKNRVQMIKRAEALMTEGVRQFQEQQRWLMNVVLVGTTLSIILTILMGIWVTLPLRSKITRLLGATERLSAGDLTQAIEVSKDQDEIGQVLGALQTMTENLNSLIYKVQQSGIQMTSSTTQIAASGKQLEATMTEQLASTNEVTTTAQEIANTSGQLVQTMEQVAKLSQITADSASHGQQDLMRMETTMRHLANATSSISAKLGVMNQKANNINSVVTTITKVADQTNLLSLNAAIEAEKAGEYGAGFAVVAREIRRLADQTAVATLEIETMVKEMQAAVSTGVMEMDKFSKDVSNSVENVGKISEQIAKVIEQVQSLTPQFEMVNKRVENQSKSAQKISEAMVQLSEASQQTADSLRDTNNALERLDNTAQGLQTEVSVFQV, from the coding sequence ATGTTCACAAAAATTAATCACAGAATTTTCTTAGGAGCTTCAATCCCCATTATTTGTCTGATTGGATTAGGGTCAATTGTCTATTCAAGCGCGATGAGAACGTTTGAATTTGAATCTCAAATTGCGACCACTTCTTCAATCCTAGGACAGAGAGGCTGTCCAATAGAAGTCAACCTGATCGCTCATGGGCTTACCAAAATGGTGCGCAGTGTCCGAGCCTATTTTATTTCTCCTGCAGAGGGACGTTATAAGCAATCCTATCAAGAGGGCTATGAAAATTTTCGTCAATATAGTTCAGCGCTTAAGGCGCAAACTCAAGACACTATACAACGACAACTTTTGGAGAATTACATTGCAGAAGGGGAGAAATTACATCAACTATCTCAACAGGTTTTCCGACTCGTAGATTCAGGCAAGATTACCGAAGCGACTGCTTTAGTTAAGTCAATTAATGCTGAAAATGTTGATAAGAACAGGGTGCAGATGATCAAACGGGCAGAAGCTCTCATGACGGAAGGGGTCAGACAATTCCAGGAACAACAGCGCTGGCTAATGAATGTGGTTTTGGTTGGGACTACATTATCGATAATACTGACTATCCTTATGGGTATATGGGTTACTTTGCCGCTACGAAGCAAGATCACTAGATTGCTAGGAGCAACCGAAAGGCTGTCTGCTGGGGATTTAACCCAGGCAATTGAAGTCTCTAAAGATCAAGATGAGATTGGACAAGTACTTGGTGCCTTGCAGACCATGACTGAAAACCTGAATTCATTGATCTATAAGGTGCAGCAGTCTGGTATCCAAATGACTAGCTCCACCACCCAAATTGCTGCCTCTGGTAAGCAATTAGAAGCAACCATGACCGAACAATTAGCCTCCACCAACGAGGTGACAACCACAGCTCAAGAAATTGCCAATACCTCTGGGCAATTAGTTCAAACTATGGAGCAAGTCGCTAAGCTGTCTCAAATTACTGCTGATAGCGCTAGCCATGGTCAACAAGACCTGATGCGTATGGAAACTACCATGCGTCACTTGGCCAATGCTACTAGTTCTATTTCTGCGAAACTGGGGGTGATGAATCAAAAAGCCAATAATATCAATAGCGTTGTCACCACTATTACTAAAGTAGCCGATCAGACTAATTTACTATCCCTCAACGCTGCCATTGAAGCGGAGAAAGCGGGAGAGTATGGGGCTGGTTTTGCGGTTGTGGCTCGGGAAATTCGGCGGCTGGCAGACCAAACGGCAGTAGCTACCCTAGAAATTGAGACCATGGTAAAAGAGATGCAAGCGGCGGTGTCAACTGGGGTGATGGAAATGGATAAATTTAGCAAAGATGTCAGCAATAGTGTGGAAAATGTCGGCAAGATTAGTGAACAAATTGCTAAAGTGATTGAGCAAGTTCAGAGCCTGACCCCCCAGTTTGAGATGGTAAATAAACGTGTGGAAAACCAATCCAAAAGTGCTCAAAAAATCAGCGAGGCGATGGTTCAATTAAGCGAAGCATCACAACAAACGGCTGATTCTCTAAGAGATACGAATAATGCTCTGGAACGATTGGATAATACTGCCCAAGGATTACAAACAGAAGTTTCGGTGTTCCAAGTTTAG
- a CDS encoding ABC transporter substrate-binding protein — translation MLSKQIYDQLKLLGLIVLSLFFSLLLVLVSGLSGKTQEPDIVLGMSAAFTGASRSLGIELYRGSMAYIEYINRQGGINGKQIVIQAYDDGYNPTRAIQNTIKLIENDDVFLLFDYVGTPTVTRVLPLLKNYSDRQTYLFFPFTGAQPQREAPYEQFAFNLRASYRQETEGLVDNFVKINRRRIAVFYQIDAYGRSGWDGVRRALAKYGLTIVGEATYRRGTSYSESLKRQVNILRAANPDAVISIGSYGACAGFIRDARDAGWNVPIANISFVGSESLLNLLLETGVKTGIDYTTNLINSQVVPSYNDTSLPAISEYRALMDQYNPMPPRDLSSVGYKPLRYSFVSLEGFLNAKLLVAILQMMGDKVDKARLRQAVEKVKKLDLGINAPVSFSAFRNQGLNNVYYTTVEQSQFVPLDSWERWEK, via the coding sequence ATGTTAAGCAAGCAAATTTACGATCAGTTGAAGCTTCTGGGTCTAATTGTTTTATCTCTATTTTTCTCTCTATTGCTTGTTTTGGTATCCGGGTTATCAGGGAAGACCCAAGAGCCTGATATTGTGTTGGGAATGTCTGCTGCATTTACAGGAGCATCTAGGAGTCTGGGCATTGAACTTTATAGAGGTTCAATGGCTTATATAGAATATATCAATCGCCAAGGGGGTATCAATGGCAAACAAATAGTGATTCAGGCCTATGATGATGGATACAATCCCACTAGGGCGATTCAAAACACCATTAAGTTGATTGAAAATGATGATGTATTTCTACTCTTTGATTATGTCGGCACTCCCACGGTGACTAGAGTACTGCCACTGCTCAAAAACTATAGTGACAGACAAACCTATCTCTTCTTTCCCTTTACAGGGGCTCAACCCCAAAGAGAAGCGCCTTACGAGCAATTTGCTTTTAATCTAAGAGCTTCCTACCGTCAGGAAACCGAAGGATTAGTTGATAACTTTGTCAAAATTAATAGACGACGAATTGCGGTATTTTATCAGATTGATGCCTATGGTAGAAGTGGATGGGATGGTGTTAGGAGAGCGTTGGCTAAGTATGGTCTGACTATCGTTGGGGAAGCCACCTATCGTCGAGGAACCTCCTATTCCGAGAGCCTAAAACGTCAGGTAAATATTCTCAGAGCTGCCAATCCCGACGCTGTGATTTCCATTGGCTCCTATGGGGCTTGTGCAGGATTTATTCGAGATGCTAGGGATGCTGGCTGGAATGTGCCGATTGCTAATATCTCGTTTGTGGGGAGCGAGAGTTTGCTGAATTTGTTGCTAGAAACTGGTGTTAAAACTGGTATAGATTATACTACAAATCTGATTAATTCGCAAGTGGTACCGAGTTATAATGACACCTCCTTACCTGCTATAAGTGAGTATCGAGCATTGATGGATCAATATAACCCGATGCCTCCGAGGGATTTAAGCTCGGTAGGATACAAACCCCTCAGGTATAGCTTTGTGAGTCTGGAAGGGTTTCTGAATGCCAAACTCCTAGTGGCGATTTTACAAATGATGGGGGATAAGGTTGACAAGGCTCGGCTCAGACAGGCGGTTGAGAAGGTCAAGAAGCTTGACTTAGGGATTAATGCGCCAGTGTCATTTAGTGCTTTTAGAAATCAGGGACTCAATAATGTCTATTACACTACTGTTGAGCAAAGTCAATTTGTACCGCTAGACAGCTGGGAAAGGTGGGAAAAATGA
- a CDS encoding methyl-accepting chemotaxis protein, which produces MSKLFQKTLIGEIILFGFVIVSTSTLSGWTLHTNLTSEYKSKGTAIAKSLAKSSLDLLLYRDASTLQAAIDQFIEIKGVAYAFIVAENGEIVAHTFVPTIPKEVRKMGLGRYRPTESVSEQIEFKDLAIQGMGSFTDISAPILAGVAGYVHVGMDREIIHAQLRTAILTQIYIVSLIFLASIAVAYLLVNKMSQQLTQLSNYAKQVSNGDLTPQVEIPAKNEDEIGDLLASIGTMTQNLSSLIGKVQQSGIQITASTTQIAAAGQQLQATITKQVVSTNQVMATTQQIAATSSELVSTMKEVASVSEHTAVAADNASANIRRMETTMGELTEATVAITTKLGVIHNKADTINSVISTITKVADQTNLLSLNAAIEAEKAGEYGAGFGVVAREIRRLADQTAVATLEIETMVKEMQSAVATGVMAMDKFNQQVSTSVDDVGKISEQIAQVILQVKTITPGFELVSQRMEEQAESAHQIRVAIEHLSESSQDTSDSLRHTNSALERLDDAAQGLKSEISVFKVYQ; this is translated from the coding sequence ATGTCAAAGCTATTTCAAAAAACCCTGATTGGAGAAATAATTCTGTTTGGGTTCGTTATAGTGAGCACATCCACCTTATCTGGCTGGACTCTACACACAAACCTGACTAGTGAGTATAAAAGCAAAGGGACTGCGATCGCAAAAAGTCTAGCTAAGTCTAGCCTCGATCTACTCCTATACAGAGATGCCTCAACCCTTCAGGCAGCCATAGACCAGTTTATTGAGATTAAGGGGGTTGCTTATGCCTTTATTGTGGCTGAAAATGGGGAGATCGTTGCCCATACCTTTGTTCCCACCATCCCTAAAGAAGTCAGGAAGATGGGCTTGGGGAGATACCGACCTACCGAGTCTGTGAGCGAACAGATAGAATTCAAGGATCTAGCAATTCAGGGGATGGGGAGCTTCACCGATATATCTGCACCGATTCTAGCTGGGGTAGCTGGATATGTCCATGTGGGAATGGATCGAGAAATTATTCATGCTCAACTTCGCACGGCAATTCTAACTCAGATCTACATCGTATCCTTGATTTTTCTAGCCAGCATTGCCGTGGCTTACTTACTGGTGAACAAAATGTCTCAACAGCTTACCCAACTTTCAAACTATGCCAAACAAGTCTCTAATGGGGATTTGACCCCCCAAGTGGAAATCCCTGCTAAAAATGAGGATGAGATCGGGGATTTACTGGCATCCATCGGCACCATGACCCAAAATTTGAGTTCTTTAATTGGTAAAGTCCAGCAGTCTGGTATCCAGATTACCGCCTCAACCACCCAAATTGCTGCTGCAGGTCAACAACTACAGGCAACCATCACCAAACAGGTAGTATCCACTAACCAGGTTATGGCCACAACCCAACAGATTGCAGCAACCTCATCGGAATTGGTCAGTACCATGAAAGAGGTCGCTAGTGTCTCAGAACATACGGCTGTTGCCGCTGACAACGCAAGCGCCAACATCCGGCGCATGGAAACCACCATGGGTGAATTAACTGAAGCCACTGTTGCCATTACCACTAAACTAGGGGTAATTCATAACAAAGCTGATACTATCAATAGTGTTATCAGCACGATTACCAAAGTAGCGGATCAGACCAATTTATTATCTCTCAACGCTGCCATTGAAGCTGAGAAAGCGGGAGAGTATGGGGCTGGGTTTGGCGTTGTTGCTCGGGAAATTCGTCGGCTGGCTGACCAGACTGCAGTGGCTACCTTGGAAATTGAGACCATGGTCAAAGAAATGCAATCCGCTGTAGCCACTGGGGTAATGGCAATGGATAAGTTTAACCAACAAGTTAGTACTAGTGTAGACGATGTGGGCAAGATCAGTGAGCAAATCGCTCAAGTGATCCTGCAAGTGAAGACAATTACCCCTGGCTTTGAGCTGGTGAGTCAACGGATGGAGGAGCAAGCTGAAAGCGCACACCAAATCAGAGTAGCCATAGAACACTTAAGTGAATCCTCCCAGGACACTTCTGACTCCCTACGGCATACCAATAGTGCTTTGGAACGATTGGATGATGCTGCCCAAGGATTAAAATCAGAAATTTCAGTTTTTAAAGTCTACCAGTAA